CTACAACATCATGAAGAAATCCGGTTGCTACTGTTACAGGATCCATTTTCAATTCTGCTAAAATACCAGCAACTTGTATCGGATGGATTATATACTGCTCACCTGATTTTCTGAACTGGTCCTTATGAGCATTTGTGGCAAAATCACAAGCCTTTTTGACAAAAGCCACATGACTGCTATTCATATAAGTAACGGTTAAGGCAATTACTTCTTGTGCAGTATAATCTTTATTTTTGGGCATCTTGTCACCTTCTTTTCATTTATCACTAATTAAGTCTTATGCTCGATTTCAGTTCAAATCAATGAGTATAAAATAAGCACTCCAACTGAGTGCTTCAAATACTGATTCACCC
The nucleotide sequence above comes from Carnobacterium pleistocenium FTR1. Encoded proteins:
- a CDS encoding HD domain-containing protein, encoding MPKNKDYTAQEVIALTVTYMNSSHVAFVKKACDFATNAHKDQFRKSGEQYIIHPIQVAGILAELKMDPVTVATGFLHDVV